In one Suricata suricatta isolate VVHF042 chromosome 9, meerkat_22Aug2017_6uvM2_HiC, whole genome shotgun sequence genomic region, the following are encoded:
- the CEMIP gene encoding cell migration-inducing and hyaluronan-binding protein: protein MRAAGGQDVPLRAMLMLSWVTLAASTVAAECPDRSPELQPWSPGHDPDLRVHIGQGRRLLLTASATVSSIHISEGGKLVVRDQEEAIVLRTRHVLIDDGGELHAGSARCPYQGSFSIVLYGRADEGILPDPYFGLKYIGVGRGGVLELHGRKKLSWTFLNKTLHPGGMQEGGYFFERSWGHRGVIVHVIDPRSATVIHSERFDTYRSKKESERLVQYLNAVPVGRILSVAVNDEGSRNLDDAARKAMTKLGSRHFLRLGFRHPWSFLTVKGSPSSSVEDHVEYHGHRGSAAARVFKVFRTEHGELFNVSSSSEWVQDVEWTGWFEHDKASETKGGEKISDLREAHPGKICNRPLDIQATTADGANLTTEVVYKRGQDYRFVCYDHGQACRSYRVRFLCGKPARPKLTVTIDTNVNSTILTLEDGVRSWGPGDTLVVASTDYSMHQAEEFQVLPCKACAPNQVKVAGKPLYLHMGEETDGVDMRAEVGLLSRNIVVMGEMEDRCYPYTSHVCSFFDFDTFGGHIKFALGFKAVHLSGVELKHMGQQLVGQYPLHFHLAGDVDARGGYDPPTYIRELSIHHTFSRCVTVHGSNGLLVKDVVGYNSLGHCFFTEDGPEERNTFDHCLGLLVKSGTLLPSDRDSKMCKMITEDSYPGYVPKPRQDCNAVSTFWMANPNNNLINCAAAGSEETGFWFIFHHVPTGPSVGMYSPGYSEHIPLGKFHNNRAHSNYRAGMIIDNGVKTTEASAKDKRPFLSIISARYSPHQDADPLKPREPAIIRHFTAYKNQDHGAWLRGGDVWLDSCRFADNGIGLTLASGGTFPYDDGSKQEIKNSLFVGESGNVGTEMMDNRIWGPGGLDHSGRTLPIGRNFPIRGIQFYDGPVNIQNCTFRKFAALEGRHTSALAFRLNNAWQSCPHNNVTSLTFEDVPITSRVFFGEPGPWFNQLDMDGDKTSVFHDVDGSVSEYPGSYLTKDDNWLVRHPDCISVPDWRGAVCSGRYAQVYVQAYKTSSLRMKIVKNDFPGRPLYLEGALARSTHYQQYQPVVTLQKGYTVHWDQTAPAELAIWLINFNKGDWIRVGLCYPRGTTFSVLSDVHDRRLKQTSKTGTFVQTLQMDKVEQSFPGRSHYYWDEASGLLFLKLRAQNERERFAFCSVKGCERIRIKALIPKDAGVSDCTATAYPRFAERPVVDVPMPRKLRGAQLRTKEHFLEVKMESSRQRFFHLLRRLSCAKGTRGPCELERWPSSLLGPGPEGLCMVLTAWAVVTTPTEVPSVGPAPADVCSVHPPVPSRGGDTHTGSERVWGGPQTSIVLVVSKGRYASRGPWTRVLEQLGADKSLRLKEKMAFVGFKGSFRPTWVTLDTDDHAAKIFQVVPIPVVRKKRL, encoded by the exons ATGCGGGCCGCCGGCGGGCAGGACGTGCCCCTCCGGGCGATGCTGATGCTCAGCTGGGTCACGCTGGCCGCGTCCACAG TGGCAGCTGAGTGCCCTGACCGGAGCCCCGAGCTGCAGCCCTGGAGCCCTGGCCACGACCCGGACCTCCGCGTGCACATCGGCCAGGGCAGGAGACTGCTGCTCACGGCGTCCGCCACGGTCAGCTCCATCCACATCTCAGAGGGCG gaaagctggtggttAGAGACCAAGAGGAGGCAATAGTTCTGCGCACTCGGCACGTCCTGATTGACGATGGGGGGGAGCTGCACGCGGGCAGCGCCCGGTGCCCTTACCAGGGCAGCTTCAGCATCGTTCTGTACGGAAG GGCTGATGAAGGCATCCTGCCGGACCCTTACTTCGGCCTCAAGTACATCGGGGTCGGCAGGGGGGGTGTCCTCGAGCTGCACGGCCGGAAGAAACTCTCCTGGACGTTTCTGAACAAGACCCTTCACCCGGGCGGCATGCAGGAGGGGGGCTATTTTTTCGAACGGAGCTGGGGTCACCGTGGGGTCATCGTGCACGTCATCGACCCCAGATCAGCGACCGTCATCCACTCCGAGCG gtTCGACACCTACAGATCCAAGAAGGAGAGCGAGCGCCTGGTCCAGTACTTGAACGCCGTGCCCGTGGGCAGGATCCTCTCGGTGGCGGTGAATGATGAGGGCTCTCGGAACCTGGACGACGCGGCCAGGAAGGCCATGACCAAGCTGGGCAGCAGACACTTCCTGCGCCTGGGGTTCAG ACACCCTTGGAGTTTCCTAACTGTGAAAGGAAGTCCCTCTTCCTCCGTCGAAGACCACGTCGAGTATCACG GGCACCGAGGCTCCGCTGCCGCCCGCGTCTTCAAAGTGTTCCGGACGGAGCACGGCGAGCTTTTCAATGTTTCTTCGTCCAGCGAGTGGGTCCAAG ACGTGGAATGGACAGGGTGGTTCGAACATGACAAAGCGTCAGAGACCAAAGGCGGGGAGAAAATCTCAGACCTCCGGGAGGCTCACCCGGGAAAAATCTGCAATCGCCCCCTCGATATCCAG GCCACGACGGCAGACGGGGCCAACCTCACCACCGAGGTCGTCTACAAAAGAGGCCAGGATTATAGATTCGTGTGCTACGACCACGGCCAGGCCTGCCGCAGCTACCGCGTGCGCTTCCTCTGCGGGAAGCCTG CGAGGCCCAAGCTCACCGTCACCATTGACACCAATGTGAACAGCACCATCCTGACCCTGGAGGACGGCGTGCGGTCGTGGGGGCCTGGAGACACGCTGGTGGTGGCCAGTACTGACTACTCCATGCACCAGGCGGAAGAGTTCCAGGTGCTCCCCTGCAAAGCCTGTGCCCCCAACCAGGTCAAGGTGGCAG GGAAACCGCTGTACCTGCACATGGGGGAGGAGACGGACGGCGTGGACATGCGGGCGGAGGTCGGGCTCCTGAGCCGGAACATCGTGGTGATGGGGGAGATGGAGGACAGGTGCTACCCTTACACCAGCCACGTCTGCAGCTTCTTTGACTTCGACACCTTCGGGGGCCACATCAAG TTTGCGCTGGGCTTTAAGGCGGTGCACCTGTCGGGCGTGGAGCTGAAGCACATGGGGCAGCAGCTGGTGGGGCAGTACCCGCTTCACTTCCACCTGGCGGGCGACGTGGACGCGCGGGGCGGCTACGACCCGCCCACCTACATCCGGGAGCTCTCCATTCACCACACGTTCTCGCGCTGCGTCACGGTGCACGGCTCCAACGGCCTGCTG GTCAAAGACGTGGTGGGCTACAACTCCTTAGGCCACTGCTTCTTCACGGAGGATGGGCCGGAGGAGCGCAACACCTTTGACCACTGTCTTGGCCTCCTGGTCAAGTCAGGaaccctcctcccctctgaccGGGACAGCAAGATGTGCAAGATGATCACGGAAGACTCGTACCCGGGCTACGTCCCCAAGCCCAGGCAGGACTGCAA CGCAGTGTCCACCTTCTGGATGGCCAACCCCAACAACAACCTCATCAACTGCGCGGCTGCGGGCTCCGAG GAAACCGGATTCTGGTTCATTTTCCACCACGTGCCGACGGGCCCCTCGGTGGGGATGTACTCGCCAGGTTACTCCGAGCACATCCCGCTGGGGAAGTTCCATAATAACCGTGCACATTCCAACTACCGG GCCGGCATGATCATAGACAACGGGGTCAAGACCACCGAGGCCTCTGCCAAGGACAAGCGGCCCTTCCTTTCCATCATCTCCGCCAG GTACAGCCCTCACCAGGACGCCGACCCGCTGAAGCCCCGGGAGCCCGCCATCATCAGACACTTCACCGCCTACAAGAACCAGGACCACGGGGCCTGGCTGCGCGGCGGGGACGTGTGGTTGGACAGCTGCCG GTTTGCTGACAACGGCATCGGCCTGACCCTGGCCAG CGGCGGGACCTTCCCCTATGACGACGGCTCCAAGCAGGAGATAAAGAACAGCCTGTTTGTCGGCGAGAGCGGCAACGTGGGGACGGAGATGATGGACAACAGGATCTGGGGCCCCGGCGGCCTGGACCACAGCGGCAGGACCCTCCCCATAGGCCG GAACTTTCCAATCCGAGGAATTCAGTTCTATGACGGCCCCGTCAACATCCAGAACTGCACTTTCCGCAAGTTCGCGGCCCTGGAGGGCCGGCACACCAGCGCCCTGGCCTTCCGGCTCAACAACGCTTGGCAGAGCTGCCCCCACAACAACGTGACCAGCCTCACTTTCGAGGACGTCCCG ATTACTTCCAGAGTGTTCTTCGGAGAGCCCGGGCCCTGGTTCAACCAGCTGGACATGGACGGGGACAAGACGTCCGTGTTCCACGACGTGGACGGCTCCGTGTCCGAGTACCCGGGGTCCTACCTCACCAAGGACGACAACTGGCTGGTCCGGCACCCGGACTGCATCAGCGTCCCCGACTGGCGAGGGGCCGTCTGCAGCGGACGCTATGCACAG GTGTACGTCCAGGCCTACAAGACCAGCAGCCTGCGGATGAAGATCGTCAAGAATGACTTCCCCGGCCGCCCCCTCTACCTGGAGGGGGCCCTGGCACGCAGCACCCACTACCAGCAGTACCAGCCAGTCGTGACGCTGCAGAAGGGCTACACAGTGCACTGGGACCAGACGGCCCCCGCCGAGCTCGCCATCTGGCTCATCAACTTCAACAA gGGCGACTGGATCCGAGTGGGGCTCTGCTACCCTCGGGGCACCACCTTCTCCGTTCTGTCCGACGTGCATGACCGCCGGCTGAAGCAGACGTCCAAGACGGGCACCTTCGTGCAGACCCTCCAGATGGACAAGGTGGAGCAGAGCTTTCCCGGCCGGAGCCATTACTACTGGGACGAGGCCTCCGG GCTGCTGTTCCTGAAGCTGCGGGCCCAGAACGAGAGGGAGAGGTTCGCCTTCTGCTCCGTGAAAGGCTGCGAGCGAATCAGGATCAAGGCTCTGATCCCCAAGGACGCGGGCGTCAGCGACTGCACGGCCACCGCCTACCCCAGGTTCGCCGAGAGGCCCGTGGTGGACGTGCCGATGCCCAGGAAGCTGCGCGGCGCCCAGCTG agGACAAAGGAGCACTTCCTGGAGGTGAAGATGGAGAGTTCCAGACAGCGTTTCTTCCACCTCCTGA GAAGGCTTAGCTGTGCCAAAGGGACTCGAGGTCCCTGCGAGCTGGAGCGCTGGCCAAGCAGCCTCCTGGGCCCGGGGCCCGAGGGG